A genomic window from Betta splendens chromosome 17, fBetSpl5.4, whole genome shotgun sequence includes:
- the LOC114844769 gene encoding uncharacterized protein LOC114844769 → MENTTYYLWALQNFVVDEPPLQGTNMQQSLTQRALDTILSQVNPCDSDGDDIDLQPDSDSDLSSDDETRPQPKRARLGSDLSQTATDGTAWREERVGARLPLTPTEAYAADGEPTAAAKRSVSSRLESFLRFITLDMLHSIQQCTVQHARRTDHDSWFVDIPELMAFISIILFRGVVKLPSLSDYWSATLGQPLVTGTMSRDRFQDIMRHLRFDDSSTRVERAKTDEFAAVSHVWRSFVSNCVSSYSPGAHVAVDALLFPTKTRCRFLQYVASKPERFGLKFWVACDAKSKYICNVLPCLGKDPSGPSADVVMRLMEPFLDTGRNVTTDSRFTSLSLAQRLRSRKTTILGAVDENHWEIPQSAKQTDRRPFTTQVFSTSGAALTAYARTRRTRVHVLSSMHSVVHAENAPKRKPNTVALYDSTRSGVDAMAQMLRNHSVRAATRRWPVAVFYVMIDMAALNAHALYEACTGRKEGRADFLAELATELANPHVGEKRARKEQLLRQQPPAPEPGKRAVCQVKHRCKENRTTRRCVGCYKYSCGRCIKQTPWLCHYCE, encoded by the exons ATGGAG AACACCACCTACTACCTCTGGGCCCTCCAGAACTTTGTGGTGGACGAACCTCCTCTCCAAGGAACCAACATGCAGCAAAGCCTCACTCAGCGAGCACTGGACACGATCCTGAGCCAAGTCAACCCCTGTGACTCCGATGGGGACGACATTGACCTCCAGCCGGATTCGGACTCAGACCTGTCTTCAG ATGATGAGACCCGTCCTCAACCAAAAAGGGCTCGTTTGGGTTCTGACCTGTCGCAGACAGCGACGGACGGAACCGCGTGGCGCGAAGAACGCGTGGGGGCGCGTCTCCCTCTCACGCCCACAGAAGCGTACGCCGCGGACGGAGAGCCGACGGCTGCGGCCAAGAGAAGCGTCTCCAGTCGCCTCGAGAGCTTCCTGAGGTTCATCACTCTGGACATGCTTCACAGCATTCAACAATGCACCGTTCAACACGCACGGCGAACGGACCACGATTCTTGGTTCGTGGACATCCCGGAACTTATGGCATTTATCTCAATAATCCTCTTCCGGGGGGTCGTCAAGCTTCCATCACTAAGTGACTACTGGTCAGCGACCCTGGGACAACCGCTGGTCACTGGCACCATGTCACGTGACCGCTTCCAGGACATCATGCGACACCTGCGCTTTGACGACAGCTCCACGCGCGTGGAGCGAGCGAAGACCGACGAGTTCGCTGCAGTTTCCCACGTGTGGCGGTCGTTTGTCTCCAACTGCGTCTCCTCCTACAGCCCCGGCGCACACGTCGCCGTTGACGCGCTGCTCTTCCCGACAAAGACCCGCTGCCGTTTCCTGCAGTACGTCGCGTCGAAGCCCGAGAGGTTTGGGCTCAAGTTCTGGGTCGCCTGCGACGCGAAGTCCAAGTACATTTGCAACGTCCTCCCGTGTCTCGGCAAAGATCCCAGTGGTCCCAGTGCAGATGTGGTGATGCGTCTGATGGAGCCGTTCCTGGACACGGGCAGAAACGTCACCACGGACAGTCGCTTCACGTCGCTGTCACTTGCGCAACGACTGCGTAGCCGCAAAACCACCATCCTCGGCGCAGTCGACGAGAATCACTGGGAAATCCCTCAGTCCGCTAAACAGACGGACCGCAGACCGTTCACCACTCAG GTGTTCTCGACCAGCGGTGCCGCGCTGACGGCGTACGCGCGCACACGGAGGACGCGCGTGCACGTCCTGAGCAGCATGCACAGCGTGGTTCACGCGGAGAACGCCCCCAAACGGAAGCCGAACACGGTCGCCCTGTACGACAGCACGAGGAGCGGCGTGGACGCGATGGCGCAGATGCTGCGGAACCACAGCGTCCGCGCAGCGACGCGGCGCTGGCCAGTGGCCGTGTTCTACGTCATGATCGACATGGCAGCGCTGAACGCGCATGCGCTGTATGAAGCGTGCaccgggaggaaggagggacgCGCGGACTTCCTGGCGGAGCTCGCCACGGAGTTGGCGAACCCGCACGTGGGTGAGAAGAGGGCGCGAAAGGAGCAGTTGCTCCGGCAACAGCCTCCCGCACCTGAACCCGGAAAAAGAGCCGTGTGTCAGGTGAAACACCGATGCAAGGAGAACCGCACGACCAGGCGGTGCGTCGGCTGCTACAAGTACTCATGTGGCCGATGCATAAAGCAGACGCCGTGGCTGTGCCATTACTGCGAGTGA
- the sppl2 gene encoding signal peptide peptidase-like 2 isoform X2 → MRVPETLIWAALFIQKVVAEYGMAHFSDKGKNKGKDYCIFFNPQWAHLPQDLNKASRLQIHDLTTSVLCSPSEVPEGGFPNRIPMVMRGNCTFYEKVRLAQMNGAKGLLVVSKDRLTPPGGDESHYEEIDIPVALLSYSDMLDISKTFGKGRLVAMYAPNEPVLDYNMVIIFLMAVGTVAVGGYWAGSRDRKKGYMKHKRDDGAEKQDEETVDVTPIMICVFVVMCCSMLVLLYYFYDHLAIWVIVIFCVASSVGLYSCLWPFVRRLPFCKCRIPENNLPYLHKRPQIRMLLLSAVCVGVSVTWMVFRNEDQWAWVLQDALGIAFCLYMLKTVRLPTFKACTLLLSVLFVYDVFFVFITPFLTKGGKSIMVEVAAGPANSTTHEKLPMVLKVPRLNSSPLALCDRPFSLLGFGDVLVPGLLVVYCHRFDILSQSSRIYFVACTIAYGVGLLITFVALAVMQKGQPALLYLVPCTLLTSLAVALWRKELPQFWTGSGFVSAAEGSAVCECHCSLP, encoded by the exons ATGAGGGTCCCCGAAACACTGATCTGGGCCGCGCTTTTTATCCAGAAG GTGGTGGCAGAGTACGGCATGGCCCATTTCAGTGACAAGGGCAAGAACAAAGGAAAGGATTACTGCATATTCTTTAACCCACAGTGGGCACATCTACCTCAGGACCTCAATAAGGCA TCACGGCTCCAGATCCATGACCTGACAACATCAGTCCTGTGCTCACCGTCCGAGGTCCCGGAGGGAGGGTTCCCGAATCGCATCCCCATGGTGATGAGGGGCAACTGCACCTTCTACGAAAAGGTCAGACTGGCCCAGATGAATGGCGCCAAAGGGCTGCTCGTCGTCAGCAAGGACCGGCTG aCGCCACCGGGTGGTGACGAGTCGCATTATGAGGAGATAGACATTCCTGTCGCTCTGCTCAGTTACTCTGATATGCTGGACATAAGCAAG ACCTTCGGTAAAGGCAGATTGGTGGCCATGTACGCACCCAACGAGCCGGTGCTGGACTACAACATGGTGATCATCTTCTTGATGGCCGTAGGGACGGTGGCCGTTGGAGGCTACTGGGCTGGCAGCAGAGACCGTAAGAA AGGCTACATGAAGCACAAGCGGGACGACGGCGCAGAGAAGCAGGACGAGGAGACGGTGGACGTGACGCCCATCATGATTTGCGTGTTTGTGGTCATGTGTTGCAGCATGTTGGTGCTGCTCTACTACTTCTACGACCACCTGG CCATTTGGGTCATCGTCATCTTCTGCGTGGCCTCCTCCGTCGGCCTCTACAGCTGTCTGTGGCCTTTCGTGAGGAGACTTCCTTTCTGCAAGTGCAG AATCCCGGAGAACAACCTGCCGTACCTGCACAAGCGGCCGCAGATccgcatgctgctgctgtcggcCGTCTGCGTCGGCGTCAGCGTCACCTGGATGGTTTTCCGCAACGAGGACCA GTGGGCGTGGGTGTTGCAGGACGCCCTGGGCATCGCCTTCTGTCTCTACATGCTGAAAACAGTCCGACTGCCCACATTTAAG gCTTGTACTTTACTACTGAGCGTCCTTTTCGTCTACGACgtcttctttgtgtttattaCGCCGTTCCTTACGAAG GGAGGAAAAAGCATCATGGTGGAGGTGGCAGCTGGTCCCGCTAACTCCACCACACATGAAAAG CTTCCCATGGTTCTCAAAGTGCCCAGGTTAAACTCCTCCCCCCTGGCTCTCTGTGATCGGCCCTTCTCTCTCCTGGGCTTCGGTGATGTTTTAGTGCCAG GTCTGCTGGTGGTGTACTGTCACAGGTTTGACATCCTATCGCAGTCCTCCAGGATCTACTTTGTGGCCTGTACCATCG CCTACGGCGTGGGGCTGCTCATCACGTTCGTGGCTCTGGCCGTGATGCAGAAGGGCCAGCCGGCGCTGCTCTACCTGGTGCCTTGCACTCTGCTCACCAGCCTGGCCGTGGCGCTGTGGCGCAAGGAGCTGCCCCAGTTCTGGACCGGGAGTGGATTTGTG TCTGCTGCTGAGGGCTCAGCTGTCTGTGAATGTCACTGCAG CCTCCCATAG
- the arhgef18a gene encoding rho guanine nucleotide exchange factor 18a isoform X2 — MDEPDALRGKIHFEESVLLASVLAEPINLEDSYYVQLQAELNADAQNLEAESWSVAVDHNYVKALSKEAVKRQDVIYELMQTELNHVRTLKVLVHVYMHELRRSLTMEEAKLECLFPGVEALLSLHQNFLNRLKEHQNQCLEEGGPNYQITNLGEILTDQFSGSVGELMRKYYSWFCSHHMETVSFYKEQLQSNKKFQFVIKKIGQLPVVRRLGIPECFLLVTQRITKYPVLVERILENTEAETSEGRFLKHSLELIKNTISKVNDQVREYEKLARLSQRLDPKSQGRMKDGRLFRREDLNLNARKLLHEGTVTWKSSGKQRDVHAVLLSDVLLLLQEKDQKLVFAAMENNSPVISLQRLIVREVAHEDKALFLICACESSNPTMYEIHTSSKEECITWMELIRGAVDRCREDEEYSELLARLQICQDILKEKDDQIWQHLTEKQQVFAALYETTTEQESPYKDLQLENRETLLEAAITEVENLQNLLHLRLKDPNVTADTLEAGIERPDGRKTSYMYSDTATDLQFQDYFGPEESADYDMVPVPDYNLSSSHFPEPEVCDSVMKLAQLLYSLKAVAVQQDSQTELQRAFQSKIQQPTRHYSSVLLEQEKQRNQEKQKEEQRKLHKMQAQHQEEQQRWEEVKEKQMEQILILEAELRQRQEDCMTWEKKLKEESAELERQKEEHQQHLETLRITVKMVEKDKELVTHEKERLEKIKRKMSMSKPVIPNYDDPAQILNFSFRGSMVNGGRYLTSPILEANVPTPMDPREIPPKVPPRKESIRVPTVKPELPIHLISTTNQTSTATVRQRIPTKLLQEPPSKGKEKSLKKNKSHKRANSAASIDVNQVVPIRVTGKEGGSLRSTNNRSPPPIIYQPDIFKPPRPSPSVKSSDSLSTKLRNNSSDEPPPVPPPFPIEVSKSNGQKVIFL, encoded by the exons ATGGATGAACCTGACGCTTTGCGAGGGAAGATACACTTTGAGGAATCTGTCTTATTGGCTTCCGTGTTGGCTGAGCCCATCAACCTAGAAG ATTCCTATTATGTTCAGCTGCAAGCTGAACTCAACGCAGATGCTCAGAATCTGGAGGCAGAGTCCTGGAGCGTAGCTGTGGACCACAACTATGTGAAGGCCCTGAGCAAAGAGGCTGTTAAAAGACAGGATGTCATCTATG AATTGATGCAGACAGAGCTGAACCATGTTCGCACCTTAAAAGTCCTTGTTCACGTGTACATGCATGAGTTGAGAAGGTCGCTGACGATGGAGGAAGCCAAGCTGGAATGTCTCTTTCCTGGAGTGGAAGCTCTGCTCAGTCTTCACCAGAACTTTCTTAACCGCCTCAAAGAACACCAGAACCAGTGTCTGGAGGAAGGAGGCCCAAACTACCAGATCACAAACCTGGGTGAAATCCTAACCGATCAG TTTTCAGGTTCAGTGGGAGAATTAATGAGAAAGTACTACAGTTGGTTTTGCAGCCATCACATGGAAACCGTGAGCTTCTACAAAGAACAGTTACAGAGCAACAAGAAGTTTCAGTTTGTCATTAAG AAAATAGGCCAGTTGCCTGTAGTGCGACGATTAGGAATTCCTGAGTGTTTCCTGTTGGTGACACAACGCATCACAAAATATCCAGTCCTGGTGGAGCGGATCCTAGAGAACACTGAAG CTGAAACAAGTGAGGGTCGGTTTCTGAAACATTCTCTGGAGTTGATAAAAAACACGATCTCAAAGGTAAATGATCAGGTCAGGGAATACGAGAAACTCGCTCGTCTGAGCCAGCGCCTGGACCCAAAGTCTCAAGGCCGGATGAAGGATGGGCGACTGTTCCGTAGAGAAGATCTGAACCTGAACGCGAGGAAGTTGCTGCATGAAGGCACTGTCACCTGGAAGTCCTCTGGCAAACAGagag ACGTCCACgctgtgctgctgtcagacgTGCTCCTCCTCCTACAGGAGAAAGACCAGAAGCTTGTGTTTGCTGCCATG GAAAACAACTCACCAGTGATCTCACTTCAAAGGCTGATCGTTAGAGAGGTGGCTCATGAAGACAAAGCCCTGTTTCTTATCTGTGCCTGCGAATCCAGCAATCCAACGATGTACGAGATCCACACAAGCTCCAAGGAGGAATGCATCACCTGGATGGAGCTCATACGGGGGGCCGTGGACCG CTGCCGAGAGGATGAGGAATACAGCGAACTGCTTGCTAGACTGCAGATATGTCAAG ATATTCTTAAGGAGAAGGATGATCAGATATGGCAGCATctgacagagaagcagcaggttttTGCTGCTCTTTATGAGACTACGACAGAACAGGAATCCCCCTACAAagacctgcagctggagaacagGGAGACGCTGCTGGAGGCAGCCATCACAGAGG TGGAAAATCTGCAGAACCTGCTCCACTTGAGGTTAAAAGACCCCAACGTCACTGCAGACACATTGGAAG CTGGGATTGAGAGACCTGATGGAAGGAAGACAAGTTACATGTACAGTGACACTGCTACTGATTTACAGTTCCAGGACTATTTTGGCCCAGAGGAATCT GCTGATTACGACATGGTTCCGGTGCCAGACTACAATTTATCCTCCAGTCACTTCCCAGAGCCAGAG GTGTGTGATAGTGTAATGAAACTTGCACAGTTGCTTTACAGCTTAAAG GCAGTCGCGGTCCAGCAGGACAGCCAGACGGAGCTGCAGCGTGCGTTTCAGTCAAAGATCCAGCAGCCCACACGGCATTACAGCAGTGTTCTGCTcgagcaggagaagcagcgcaaccaggagaagcagaaggaagaacagaggaagctgcacaaGATGCAGGCTCAAcatcaggaggagcagcagagatgggaGGAGGTGAAAGAGAAGCAAATGGAACAGATTCTGATCCTGGAGGCCGAGCTGAGACAGAGGCAAGAGGACTGCATGACCTGGGAGAAAAAGCTTAAAGAGGAGAGTGCCGAGCTGGAGAGGCAGAAGGaagaacaccagcagcacctggagaCCTTGAGGATTACTGTCAAAATGGTAGAAAAGGATAAGGAGCTTGTGACTCATGAGAAGGAACGATTGGAGAAAATTAAGAGAAAAATGAGCATGTCAAAGCCGGTGATCCCCAACTACGATGATCCTGCACAG ATCTTGAATTTCTCGTTCAGGGGGAGCATGGTAAATGGAGGCAGGTATCTGACCTCGCCTATCCTTGAGGCCAACGTTCCCACCCCCATGGACCCCAGGGAAATCCCTCCAAAGGTTCCACCCCGCAAGGAGAGCATAAGGGTCCCCACAGTCAAACCTGAGCTGCCCATCCACCTGATCAGCACCACTAACCAGACTTCCACAGCAACAGTGCGCCAGCGGATCCCCaccaagctgctgcaggagcctccGTCCAAAGGGAAGGAGAAGAGCCTGAAGAAAAACAAGTCCCATAAAAGAGCAAACAGCGCAG CTTCTATAGATGTGAACCAGGTGGTGCCCATCCGTGTGACAGGAAAAGAAGGAGGCAGTCTAAGGTCCACCAATAACAGGAGTCCTCCTCCAATAATCTACCAGCCAG ATATCTTCAAACCTCCGAGACCTTCCCCGAGTGTGAAGTCATCGGACTCTTTGAGCACAAAGTTGAGGAACAACAGCAGCGATGAGCCTCCACCGGTTCCACCTCCGTTCCCTATAGAGGTCTCGAAAAGCAACGGACAGAAGGTGATATTCCTCTGA
- the sppl2 gene encoding signal peptide peptidase-like 2 isoform X1 — translation MRVPETLIWAALFIQKVVAEYGMAHFSDKGKNKGKDYCIFFNPQWAHLPQDLNKASRLQIHDLTTSVLCSPSEVPEGGFPNRIPMVMRGNCTFYEKVRLAQMNGAKGLLVVSKDRLTPPGGDESHYEEIDIPVALLSYSDMLDISKTFGKGRLVAMYAPNEPVLDYNMVIIFLMAVGTVAVGGYWAGSRDRKKGYMKHKRDDGAEKQDEETVDVTPIMICVFVVMCCSMLVLLYYFYDHLAIWVIVIFCVASSVGLYSCLWPFVRRLPFCKCRIPENNLPYLHKRPQIRMLLLSAVCVGVSVTWMVFRNEDQWAWVLQDALGIAFCLYMLKTVRLPTFKACTLLLSVLFVYDVFFVFITPFLTKGGKSIMVEVAAGPANSTTHEKLPMVLKVPRLNSSPLALCDRPFSLLGFGDVLVPGLLVVYCHRFDILSQSSRIYFVACTIAYGVGLLITFVALAVMQKGQPALLYLVPCTLLTSLAVALWRKELPQFWTGSGFVPPIVLAPINCTQTAAPQTEGPSPKAEPQTSEAAGQSDNGPQHSPQEEPPAEKDGGDHKCD, via the exons ATGAGGGTCCCCGAAACACTGATCTGGGCCGCGCTTTTTATCCAGAAG GTGGTGGCAGAGTACGGCATGGCCCATTTCAGTGACAAGGGCAAGAACAAAGGAAAGGATTACTGCATATTCTTTAACCCACAGTGGGCACATCTACCTCAGGACCTCAATAAGGCA TCACGGCTCCAGATCCATGACCTGACAACATCAGTCCTGTGCTCACCGTCCGAGGTCCCGGAGGGAGGGTTCCCGAATCGCATCCCCATGGTGATGAGGGGCAACTGCACCTTCTACGAAAAGGTCAGACTGGCCCAGATGAATGGCGCCAAAGGGCTGCTCGTCGTCAGCAAGGACCGGCTG aCGCCACCGGGTGGTGACGAGTCGCATTATGAGGAGATAGACATTCCTGTCGCTCTGCTCAGTTACTCTGATATGCTGGACATAAGCAAG ACCTTCGGTAAAGGCAGATTGGTGGCCATGTACGCACCCAACGAGCCGGTGCTGGACTACAACATGGTGATCATCTTCTTGATGGCCGTAGGGACGGTGGCCGTTGGAGGCTACTGGGCTGGCAGCAGAGACCGTAAGAA AGGCTACATGAAGCACAAGCGGGACGACGGCGCAGAGAAGCAGGACGAGGAGACGGTGGACGTGACGCCCATCATGATTTGCGTGTTTGTGGTCATGTGTTGCAGCATGTTGGTGCTGCTCTACTACTTCTACGACCACCTGG CCATTTGGGTCATCGTCATCTTCTGCGTGGCCTCCTCCGTCGGCCTCTACAGCTGTCTGTGGCCTTTCGTGAGGAGACTTCCTTTCTGCAAGTGCAG AATCCCGGAGAACAACCTGCCGTACCTGCACAAGCGGCCGCAGATccgcatgctgctgctgtcggcCGTCTGCGTCGGCGTCAGCGTCACCTGGATGGTTTTCCGCAACGAGGACCA GTGGGCGTGGGTGTTGCAGGACGCCCTGGGCATCGCCTTCTGTCTCTACATGCTGAAAACAGTCCGACTGCCCACATTTAAG gCTTGTACTTTACTACTGAGCGTCCTTTTCGTCTACGACgtcttctttgtgtttattaCGCCGTTCCTTACGAAG GGAGGAAAAAGCATCATGGTGGAGGTGGCAGCTGGTCCCGCTAACTCCACCACACATGAAAAG CTTCCCATGGTTCTCAAAGTGCCCAGGTTAAACTCCTCCCCCCTGGCTCTCTGTGATCGGCCCTTCTCTCTCCTGGGCTTCGGTGATGTTTTAGTGCCAG GTCTGCTGGTGGTGTACTGTCACAGGTTTGACATCCTATCGCAGTCCTCCAGGATCTACTTTGTGGCCTGTACCATCG CCTACGGCGTGGGGCTGCTCATCACGTTCGTGGCTCTGGCCGTGATGCAGAAGGGCCAGCCGGCGCTGCTCTACCTGGTGCCTTGCACTCTGCTCACCAGCCTGGCCGTGGCGCTGTGGCGCAAGGAGCTGCCCCAGTTCTGGACCGGGAGTGGATTTGTG CCTCCCATAGTCCTCGCCCCAATCAACTGTACACAAACTGCCGCGCCGCAGACAGAGGGACCCTCCCCCAAAGCAGAACCCCAAACCAGTGAAGCCGCAGGTCAGAGCGACAACGGGCCCCAGCACTCGCCTCAGGAAGAGCCTCCGGCCGAGAAAGACGGGGGAGACCACAAGTGTGACTGA
- the arhgef18a gene encoding rho guanine nucleotide exchange factor 18a isoform X1, which produces MTVTSKKHSVEPSSSHEGTSPRSGTAQMDEPDALRGKIHFEESVLLASVLAEPINLEDSYYVQLQAELNADAQNLEAESWSVAVDHNYVKALSKEAVKRQDVIYELMQTELNHVRTLKVLVHVYMHELRRSLTMEEAKLECLFPGVEALLSLHQNFLNRLKEHQNQCLEEGGPNYQITNLGEILTDQFSGSVGELMRKYYSWFCSHHMETVSFYKEQLQSNKKFQFVIKKIGQLPVVRRLGIPECFLLVTQRITKYPVLVERILENTEAETSEGRFLKHSLELIKNTISKVNDQVREYEKLARLSQRLDPKSQGRMKDGRLFRREDLNLNARKLLHEGTVTWKSSGKQRDVHAVLLSDVLLLLQEKDQKLVFAAMENNSPVISLQRLIVREVAHEDKALFLICACESSNPTMYEIHTSSKEECITWMELIRGAVDRCREDEEYSELLARLQICQDILKEKDDQIWQHLTEKQQVFAALYETTTEQESPYKDLQLENRETLLEAAITEVENLQNLLHLRLKDPNVTADTLEAGIERPDGRKTSYMYSDTATDLQFQDYFGPEESADYDMVPVPDYNLSSSHFPEPEVCDSVMKLAQLLYSLKAVAVQQDSQTELQRAFQSKIQQPTRHYSSVLLEQEKQRNQEKQKEEQRKLHKMQAQHQEEQQRWEEVKEKQMEQILILEAELRQRQEDCMTWEKKLKEESAELERQKEEHQQHLETLRITVKMVEKDKELVTHEKERLEKIKRKMSMSKPVIPNYDDPAQILNFSFRGSMVNGGRYLTSPILEANVPTPMDPREIPPKVPPRKESIRVPTVKPELPIHLISTTNQTSTATVRQRIPTKLLQEPPSKGKEKSLKKNKSHKRANSAASIDVNQVVPIRVTGKEGGSLRSTNNRSPPPIIYQPDIFKPPRPSPSVKSSDSLSTKLRNNSSDEPPPVPPPFPIEVSKSNGQKVIFL; this is translated from the exons ATGACTGTAACGTCTAAGAAACACAGTGTCGAGCCCTCTTCATCTCACGAAGGCACGAGTCCCAG ATCTGGCACAGCACAGATGGATGAACCTGACGCTTTGCGAGGGAAGATACACTTTGAGGAATCTGTCTTATTGGCTTCCGTGTTGGCTGAGCCCATCAACCTAGAAG ATTCCTATTATGTTCAGCTGCAAGCTGAACTCAACGCAGATGCTCAGAATCTGGAGGCAGAGTCCTGGAGCGTAGCTGTGGACCACAACTATGTGAAGGCCCTGAGCAAAGAGGCTGTTAAAAGACAGGATGTCATCTATG AATTGATGCAGACAGAGCTGAACCATGTTCGCACCTTAAAAGTCCTTGTTCACGTGTACATGCATGAGTTGAGAAGGTCGCTGACGATGGAGGAAGCCAAGCTGGAATGTCTCTTTCCTGGAGTGGAAGCTCTGCTCAGTCTTCACCAGAACTTTCTTAACCGCCTCAAAGAACACCAGAACCAGTGTCTGGAGGAAGGAGGCCCAAACTACCAGATCACAAACCTGGGTGAAATCCTAACCGATCAG TTTTCAGGTTCAGTGGGAGAATTAATGAGAAAGTACTACAGTTGGTTTTGCAGCCATCACATGGAAACCGTGAGCTTCTACAAAGAACAGTTACAGAGCAACAAGAAGTTTCAGTTTGTCATTAAG AAAATAGGCCAGTTGCCTGTAGTGCGACGATTAGGAATTCCTGAGTGTTTCCTGTTGGTGACACAACGCATCACAAAATATCCAGTCCTGGTGGAGCGGATCCTAGAGAACACTGAAG CTGAAACAAGTGAGGGTCGGTTTCTGAAACATTCTCTGGAGTTGATAAAAAACACGATCTCAAAGGTAAATGATCAGGTCAGGGAATACGAGAAACTCGCTCGTCTGAGCCAGCGCCTGGACCCAAAGTCTCAAGGCCGGATGAAGGATGGGCGACTGTTCCGTAGAGAAGATCTGAACCTGAACGCGAGGAAGTTGCTGCATGAAGGCACTGTCACCTGGAAGTCCTCTGGCAAACAGagag ACGTCCACgctgtgctgctgtcagacgTGCTCCTCCTCCTACAGGAGAAAGACCAGAAGCTTGTGTTTGCTGCCATG GAAAACAACTCACCAGTGATCTCACTTCAAAGGCTGATCGTTAGAGAGGTGGCTCATGAAGACAAAGCCCTGTTTCTTATCTGTGCCTGCGAATCCAGCAATCCAACGATGTACGAGATCCACACAAGCTCCAAGGAGGAATGCATCACCTGGATGGAGCTCATACGGGGGGCCGTGGACCG CTGCCGAGAGGATGAGGAATACAGCGAACTGCTTGCTAGACTGCAGATATGTCAAG ATATTCTTAAGGAGAAGGATGATCAGATATGGCAGCATctgacagagaagcagcaggttttTGCTGCTCTTTATGAGACTACGACAGAACAGGAATCCCCCTACAAagacctgcagctggagaacagGGAGACGCTGCTGGAGGCAGCCATCACAGAGG TGGAAAATCTGCAGAACCTGCTCCACTTGAGGTTAAAAGACCCCAACGTCACTGCAGACACATTGGAAG CTGGGATTGAGAGACCTGATGGAAGGAAGACAAGTTACATGTACAGTGACACTGCTACTGATTTACAGTTCCAGGACTATTTTGGCCCAGAGGAATCT GCTGATTACGACATGGTTCCGGTGCCAGACTACAATTTATCCTCCAGTCACTTCCCAGAGCCAGAG GTGTGTGATAGTGTAATGAAACTTGCACAGTTGCTTTACAGCTTAAAG GCAGTCGCGGTCCAGCAGGACAGCCAGACGGAGCTGCAGCGTGCGTTTCAGTCAAAGATCCAGCAGCCCACACGGCATTACAGCAGTGTTCTGCTcgagcaggagaagcagcgcaaccaggagaagcagaaggaagaacagaggaagctgcacaaGATGCAGGCTCAAcatcaggaggagcagcagagatgggaGGAGGTGAAAGAGAAGCAAATGGAACAGATTCTGATCCTGGAGGCCGAGCTGAGACAGAGGCAAGAGGACTGCATGACCTGGGAGAAAAAGCTTAAAGAGGAGAGTGCCGAGCTGGAGAGGCAGAAGGaagaacaccagcagcacctggagaCCTTGAGGATTACTGTCAAAATGGTAGAAAAGGATAAGGAGCTTGTGACTCATGAGAAGGAACGATTGGAGAAAATTAAGAGAAAAATGAGCATGTCAAAGCCGGTGATCCCCAACTACGATGATCCTGCACAG ATCTTGAATTTCTCGTTCAGGGGGAGCATGGTAAATGGAGGCAGGTATCTGACCTCGCCTATCCTTGAGGCCAACGTTCCCACCCCCATGGACCCCAGGGAAATCCCTCCAAAGGTTCCACCCCGCAAGGAGAGCATAAGGGTCCCCACAGTCAAACCTGAGCTGCCCATCCACCTGATCAGCACCACTAACCAGACTTCCACAGCAACAGTGCGCCAGCGGATCCCCaccaagctgctgcaggagcctccGTCCAAAGGGAAGGAGAAGAGCCTGAAGAAAAACAAGTCCCATAAAAGAGCAAACAGCGCAG CTTCTATAGATGTGAACCAGGTGGTGCCCATCCGTGTGACAGGAAAAGAAGGAGGCAGTCTAAGGTCCACCAATAACAGGAGTCCTCCTCCAATAATCTACCAGCCAG ATATCTTCAAACCTCCGAGACCTTCCCCGAGTGTGAAGTCATCGGACTCTTTGAGCACAAAGTTGAGGAACAACAGCAGCGATGAGCCTCCACCGGTTCCACCTCCGTTCCCTATAGAGGTCTCGAAAAGCAACGGACAGAAGGTGATATTCCTCTGA